The following proteins are encoded in a genomic region of Natrinema sp. DC36:
- a CDS encoding monovalent cation/H+ antiporter complex subunit F: MTESDPAVLETAIRGALILVSGLCVLCGYRVIRGPTNPDRVVALDAIATNVVAIAVLFALLTGRGLFITVSLVLAIIGFIATVAVAKFVTDGEVIE, from the coding sequence ATGACTGAGAGCGATCCCGCCGTCCTCGAGACCGCGATCCGCGGCGCGCTGATTCTCGTTAGCGGGCTCTGTGTCCTCTGTGGCTATCGCGTCATTCGGGGACCGACGAACCCGGACCGCGTCGTCGCGCTCGACGCCATCGCGACGAACGTCGTCGCGATCGCCGTCCTGTTCGCGCTTCTGACCGGGCGCGGGCTCTTCATCACCGTGAGCCTCGTGCTCGCGATCATCGGCTTCATCGCAACAGTCGCCGTCGCCAAGTTCGTCACCGACGGCGAGGTGATCGAGTGA
- a CDS encoding Na+/H+ antiporter subunit E, which yields MRVRTWPAAGVVFAILWVFVVGQALTPVSLLRGFLAGLIVGLPVAFVFRRLYGKYVDLGHGVRVLPYAGLYLGAFTWELLRANLDVAYRVLSPGMPIEPEVILVPLRVESDIAITVIANSITITPGTVTLDYDEETNSLYVHGVNGRDPEAIAEPIRTWENYALELFDEDASPSDPPPDIVVSGGERDSTADPQGGGVDDD from the coding sequence ATGCGAGTACGCACCTGGCCGGCGGCCGGCGTCGTCTTCGCGATTCTGTGGGTGTTCGTCGTCGGACAGGCACTCACGCCCGTCTCGCTCCTCCGAGGATTTCTCGCGGGACTGATCGTTGGACTTCCCGTCGCGTTCGTCTTCAGACGACTGTACGGGAAGTACGTCGACCTCGGACACGGCGTCCGGGTACTTCCCTACGCCGGGCTCTATCTCGGCGCGTTCACCTGGGAACTCCTGCGAGCGAACCTCGACGTCGCCTATCGGGTGCTCTCGCCCGGCATGCCGATCGAACCCGAGGTGATCCTGGTGCCGCTCCGGGTCGAATCCGATATCGCGATCACCGTCATCGCGAACAGTATCACGATCACGCCCGGAACGGTGACGCTGGACTACGACGAGGAGACGAATTCCCTCTACGTTCACGGCGTCAACGGCCGCGATCCCGAAGCGATCGCCGAACCGATCCGAACCTGGGAGAACTACGCCCTCGAGCTGTTCGACGAGGACGCGTCGCCGTCCGATCCGCCGCCGGACATCGTCGTCTCCGGCGGGGAAAGAGACAGTACCGCGGACCCCCAAGGCGGAGGTGTCGACGATGACTGA
- a CDS encoding SHOCT domain-containing protein, which yields MDAIEGPDRERDADTPVTRLRENATGIASLLVTAFWLGAMFTGQSWWLAALLVGYIAIVPLVAILFGDEEDQREWADDYAGTDESETVSESETTATDSETSTRDALETLRERYAAGELTDDQFERKLERLLDTETLEDAEEWTRERNRERDRDGDRSRDGDRDFEYER from the coding sequence ATGGATGCGATCGAGGGCCCCGATCGCGAGCGCGACGCGGACACCCCGGTAACCCGCCTTCGTGAGAACGCGACCGGAATCGCATCGCTGCTCGTGACGGCGTTTTGGCTCGGCGCGATGTTCACGGGCCAGTCGTGGTGGCTCGCGGCGTTGCTCGTCGGCTACATCGCTATCGTCCCGTTAGTCGCGATACTGTTCGGCGACGAGGAGGATCAGCGCGAGTGGGCCGACGACTACGCGGGCACGGACGAATCGGAGACGGTTTCGGAATCCGAGACGACGGCGACCGACTCCGAGACAAGCACACGTGACGCCCTCGAGACGCTTCGCGAACGCTACGCCGCGGGCGAACTGACCGACGACCAGTTCGAGCGCAAACTCGAGCGGCTACTGGATACGGAGACGCTCGAGGACGCCGAGGAGTGGACTCGAGAGAGGAATCGAGAACGGGATCGGGACGGCGACCGATCACGGGACGGAGATCGAGACTTCGAGTACGAACGCTGA
- a CDS encoding MnhB domain-containing protein, giving the protein MTTVIMRTTARAIVPIILVVAISLFFEGHNLPGGGFIGGVLTVTAFAIVYMAFGLDFLERGVLGRDVDPGKGASRDRVVVAYRRLFAYGFAIAVASGLVPLLFGRPFLTQTYEPLEGIPIYDYLGIASALAFDFGVYCVVVGGLLTILSVVGAE; this is encoded by the coding sequence ATGACGACGGTCATCATGCGGACGACCGCTCGAGCGATCGTCCCGATCATTCTGGTCGTCGCGATTTCGCTGTTCTTCGAGGGGCACAACCTCCCCGGCGGCGGGTTCATTGGCGGCGTCCTCACGGTGACGGCCTTCGCGATCGTCTACATGGCCTTCGGGCTGGATTTCCTCGAGCGGGGGGTCCTCGGCCGCGACGTCGATCCCGGCAAGGGGGCCTCTCGGGATCGCGTCGTGGTCGCCTACCGCCGGCTCTTCGCATACGGGTTCGCGATCGCGGTCGCCAGCGGCCTCGTGCCGCTGCTGTTCGGCCGGCCGTTCCTCACGCAGACCTACGAGCCGCTCGAGGGAATCCCGATCTACGATTATCTCGGGATCGCGAGCGCGCTGGCGTTCGACTTCGGCGTCTACTGCGTGGTCGTCGGTGGACTGCTCACGATCCTCTCGGTGGTGGGAGCAGAATGA
- the mbhE gene encoding hydrogen gas-evolving membrane-bound hydrogenase subunit E: MSPDLAMVVAAVALPFVAAALTPVFFRVLGEGTGFAGTVVALASFGLLATQYGSEGSVSLEWIPSLNIALRFYVDGWALLFALLACGIGALIFTYSPAYMHGESGLVRYYAALLAFMGSIVGVALAADLIAIFLFWELTSLASFVLIGYYTADDSSQYAARMAMFITVGGGLFLLVGFLLLSIVAGDVLGPGAAFNLAAMLEEPDAIAAALRERGLFLPVLGLLAIGAGTKSAQVPLHFWLPNAMAAPTPVSAFLHSATMVKVGVYFIGRVRPILVGPEWLFLFATLGLTTMTVCAIMAVASTDIKELLAYSTASHLGLMVAGFGFTSVYGAETGVFHLFNHALFKAALFLVAGIVAHEAGTREIDELGGLRHDLPVTAVITTIVALSMAGIPPFNGFYSKELLFEAAVEAIHHHDIGVLGVLYPAVAVFGSIFTVLYSLRFLSLFFGERPEALGHVHRPPVTLLVPPAVLALLAAVVSVDPQIAVDAIVQSGLEATAVDPQEMHVGLPTSYSTPVGMSAVTIGVGLVAFPFYGRIHDVVRGVVGATPQIRPNWWYDVIVEGLSDEGRSFAEYVHDGHLRTYASWTLGATCALALTGFVAAGAIAPTEFGLEATVPIALVLLVAVIGAVAVARSDSHIAGVLTLSILGFMIAIFYILASAPDLALTQLVVETLVLVIFLLVIEEIPESYEIGIGNVGTVVRDAVLSVAVGATAFVTVLVTTGARPDGASNIARYYAQRAVPEGGGTNIVNVILVDFRGFDTLGELAVVALAAISILTLIVMRDRSEGDALTDMPDGNNELTDDEPTDDEPDGTRRGGSSGGADE; the protein is encoded by the coding sequence ATGTCTCCCGACCTGGCGATGGTCGTCGCCGCGGTCGCGCTACCGTTCGTCGCCGCAGCACTGACGCCGGTGTTCTTTCGCGTTCTCGGTGAGGGAACCGGGTTCGCGGGGACGGTCGTCGCACTGGCATCGTTCGGCCTGCTGGCCACACAGTACGGGAGCGAGGGCAGCGTCTCCCTCGAGTGGATCCCGTCTCTCAATATCGCGCTCCGGTTCTACGTGGACGGCTGGGCGCTGCTGTTCGCGCTCTTGGCGTGTGGGATCGGCGCGCTCATCTTCACCTACTCGCCGGCGTACATGCACGGGGAGTCCGGCCTCGTCAGATACTACGCCGCCCTGCTCGCCTTTATGGGATCAATCGTCGGCGTGGCGCTCGCCGCCGACCTGATCGCGATCTTCCTCTTCTGGGAACTCACCAGCCTCGCGTCGTTCGTCCTGATCGGCTACTACACCGCCGACGATTCCTCGCAGTACGCTGCCCGGATGGCCATGTTCATCACCGTCGGCGGCGGCCTCTTCTTGCTCGTCGGGTTCCTCTTGCTCTCGATCGTCGCCGGCGACGTGCTCGGTCCCGGAGCCGCGTTCAATCTCGCCGCGATGCTCGAGGAGCCCGACGCGATTGCGGCGGCGCTGCGAGAGCGCGGGCTGTTTCTGCCGGTGCTCGGACTGCTCGCGATCGGCGCTGGGACCAAGTCCGCGCAGGTCCCGCTGCACTTCTGGCTACCAAACGCGATGGCGGCACCCACGCCCGTCTCGGCCTTCCTCCACTCCGCGACGATGGTCAAGGTCGGCGTCTACTTCATCGGCCGCGTCCGTCCCATTCTCGTCGGCCCCGAGTGGCTCTTCCTGTTCGCGACGCTCGGGCTGACGACGATGACCGTCTGTGCGATCATGGCCGTCGCGTCGACGGACATCAAGGAACTGCTCGCCTACTCGACGGCGAGCCATCTCGGGCTGATGGTCGCCGGATTCGGTTTCACGTCGGTTTACGGCGCTGAGACCGGCGTTTTCCATCTATTCAATCACGCTCTGTTCAAGGCCGCCCTGTTCCTCGTGGCCGGCATCGTCGCCCACGAGGCGGGCACCCGCGAAATCGACGAACTCGGCGGACTCCGCCACGATCTCCCGGTAACGGCGGTGATCACCACGATCGTCGCGCTCAGCATGGCCGGCATCCCGCCGTTCAACGGCTTCTACTCGAAGGAACTGCTCTTCGAGGCCGCCGTCGAGGCGATCCACCACCACGATATCGGGGTACTGGGCGTTCTCTATCCGGCCGTCGCCGTTTTCGGCAGCATCTTCACCGTGCTCTACTCGCTGCGATTCCTCTCGCTCTTCTTCGGCGAGCGACCCGAAGCGCTCGGCCACGTTCACCGACCGCCCGTCACCCTGCTCGTTCCGCCCGCCGTGTTGGCGCTGCTCGCCGCGGTCGTCAGCGTCGACCCCCAGATCGCCGTGGACGCGATCGTTCAATCCGGGCTCGAGGCGACGGCGGTCGATCCCCAGGAGATGCACGTCGGACTCCCGACGTCGTACTCGACGCCGGTGGGGATGAGCGCAGTCACGATCGGCGTCGGCCTCGTCGCGTTCCCGTTCTACGGACGCATCCACGACGTCGTTCGCGGAGTCGTGGGTGCGACACCACAGATCCGCCCGAACTGGTGGTACGACGTGATCGTCGAGGGGCTCTCCGACGAGGGCCGGTCGTTCGCCGAGTACGTCCACGACGGCCACCTTCGGACCTACGCCTCGTGGACGCTGGGTGCGACCTGCGCGCTGGCTCTCACCGGGTTCGTCGCGGCCGGGGCCATCGCACCGACCGAGTTCGGCCTCGAGGCCACCGTCCCCATCGCGCTCGTGTTGCTCGTCGCGGTGATCGGCGCGGTCGCGGTCGCGCGCTCGGACTCGCACATCGCGGGCGTCCTCACCCTCTCGATTCTCGGGTTCATGATCGCCATCTTCTACATCCTCGCGAGCGCGCCCGACCTCGCGCTGACCCAGCTCGTCGTCGAGACGCTCGTGCTCGTTATCTTCCTGCTCGTGATCGAGGAGATCCCCGAATCCTACGAGATCGGGATCGGAAACGTCGGGACCGTCGTCCGCGACGCCGTCCTCTCGGTCGCCGTCGGCGCGACCGCGTTCGTTACGGTCCTCGTCACGACCGGCGCGCGCCCGGACGGCGCGAGCAATATCGCCCGCTACTACGCCCAACGGGCCGTTCCAGAGGGCGGCGGCACCAACATCGTCAACGTGATCCTCGTCGACTTCCGCGGCTTCGACACGCTCGGCGAACTCGCCGTGGTCGCACTCGCCGCGATCTCGATCCTGACGCTGATCGTCATGCGGGATCGCAGCGAGGGCGACGCACTCACTGATATGCCGGACGGGAACAACGAACTAACCGACGACGAACCGACCGACGACGAACCGGACGGAACCCGTCGCGGGGGCAGTTCCGGAGGTGCAGACGAATGA
- a CDS encoding OB-fold nucleic acid binding domain-containing protein, with product MGNCIICGTPVDGEICQSHEEDAVFEFRGTTASQLTPDRYYRGTVDGYADFGVFVDIGDHVTGLLHRSELDQRLESLDWEPGDDVFVQVLDVRDNGNVDLGWSIRQREREFRGKLIETADDEYRPEELEDDTDADGASADANESSAETTTETTDDSSTETADKSSTATSGESEQALTDDRAAKAGELQAAPEDTEPETEPETESVDDGQPAAAEAAGAVASSGSVATESAAASTPATDEPEPEPEPEPESESEPALTRTTIESIENKVGSVVRLEGEITGVRQTSGPTVFELRDETGTVECAAFEEAGVRAYPDVELEDIVALEGEVERHHGDLQVETESLEILEDEACETIVDRLESAIEREARPADVAPLADHEAVAAVEDEIADAATAIRRAVMEARPVIVRHGATADGYVAGAAIERAVLPLIREKHTRKDAEYHYFERRPLDGRVYDMDAATSDVTSMLQARDRHGEQLPLVVLVDAGSTIESTDGYELLSLYDADSVVVDDSRADDEVGEAVDVAVAPSLAGADVADVTSTALATNVAAHVNDDVRADLEHLPAVSYWEDTPEEYLELATEAGYDETGVSERREAIALEAYYQSYKDKRELVIDLLFGDEESDRPRDGDLAAHVSEQFRDKLEIELETARENLSVRGVNGVTVSVLDTDAFTHQYNFPTTILLLDALHRSERDRVDPPYVTLGVGDDELHVRATDAVNVRDIGDAIAEAVPNGGVSVVGGRDGHVEFLPGARDAVREAALEALGETLA from the coding sequence ATGGGTAACTGTATCATCTGCGGCACACCCGTTGACGGCGAGATCTGTCAGAGCCACGAGGAGGATGCTGTTTTCGAATTTCGCGGCACGACCGCCTCGCAGCTCACCCCCGATCGCTACTATCGGGGAACCGTCGACGGCTACGCCGACTTCGGTGTCTTCGTCGACATCGGAGACCACGTCACCGGCCTGTTGCACAGAAGCGAACTCGACCAGCGACTCGAGAGTCTCGACTGGGAGCCAGGGGACGATGTCTTCGTCCAGGTGCTCGACGTCCGAGACAACGGCAACGTCGACCTCGGCTGGTCGATCCGCCAGCGCGAGCGCGAGTTCCGCGGCAAGTTGATCGAGACTGCTGACGACGAATACCGTCCCGAGGAGCTCGAGGACGACACCGACGCCGACGGGGCGTCCGCTGACGCCAATGAGTCGTCCGCCGAGACGACGACCGAAACGACCGACGACTCGTCAACCGAGACGGCTGACAAGTCGTCCACCGCGACGAGCGGCGAGAGCGAGCAAGCGCTCACCGACGACCGAGCGGCGAAGGCGGGCGAGTTGCAGGCGGCTCCCGAGGATACCGAGCCCGAAACGGAACCGGAGACGGAATCCGTCGACGACGGGCAACCCGCGGCAGCAGAAGCGGCCGGTGCCGTGGCGAGCAGCGGTTCCGTCGCAACCGAGTCCGCCGCCGCATCGACGCCGGCGACCGACGAACCCGAACCCGAACCCGAACCCGAACCCGAGTCCGAGTCGGAACCCGCTCTCACGCGAACGACCATCGAGTCCATCGAGAACAAGGTCGGCAGCGTCGTCCGCCTCGAGGGCGAAATCACCGGCGTTCGTCAGACTAGCGGTCCGACGGTCTTCGAACTGCGCGACGAGACCGGAACCGTCGAGTGTGCGGCGTTCGAGGAGGCCGGCGTTCGCGCCTACCCCGACGTCGAACTCGAGGACATCGTCGCACTGGAGGGCGAAGTCGAACGCCACCACGGCGACCTGCAGGTCGAGACCGAATCCCTCGAGATTCTCGAGGACGAGGCGTGCGAGACGATCGTCGACCGCCTCGAGAGCGCGATCGAGCGCGAGGCCCGTCCCGCCGATGTTGCGCCGCTGGCCGACCACGAGGCAGTGGCGGCCGTCGAGGACGAGATCGCAGACGCGGCGACCGCGATCCGCCGCGCCGTCATGGAAGCGCGCCCGGTCATCGTTCGCCACGGCGCGACCGCCGACGGCTACGTCGCCGGTGCCGCCATCGAGCGCGCCGTACTTCCGCTGATCCGCGAGAAACACACTCGCAAGGACGCTGAGTACCACTACTTCGAGCGCCGCCCGCTCGACGGCCGCGTCTACGACATGGACGCCGCCACCAGCGACGTTACCTCGATGCTTCAGGCTCGAGACCGTCACGGCGAGCAACTCCCGCTCGTCGTCCTGGTCGACGCCGGCTCGACGATCGAGTCCACCGACGGCTACGAGCTGCTCTCGCTGTACGACGCCGATTCGGTCGTCGTCGACGACAGTCGAGCGGACGACGAGGTCGGCGAGGCCGTCGACGTCGCCGTCGCGCCGTCGCTCGCCGGTGCCGACGTCGCGGACGTGACCTCGACCGCGCTGGCGACCAACGTCGCCGCGCACGTCAACGATGACGTCCGCGCCGACCTCGAGCACCTCCCCGCGGTCAGCTACTGGGAGGACACACCCGAGGAGTACCTCGAACTGGCGACCGAAGCCGGCTACGACGAAACCGGCGTCTCGGAACGCCGCGAAGCCATCGCGCTCGAGGCCTACTACCAGTCCTACAAGGACAAGCGCGAACTCGTGATCGACCTGCTGTTCGGCGACGAGGAGTCGGACCGGCCTCGAGACGGCGATCTGGCTGCCCACGTCTCCGAGCAGTTCCGCGACAAGCTCGAGATCGAACTCGAGACGGCCCGCGAGAATCTCTCGGTTCGCGGCGTCAACGGTGTAACCGTCTCCGTGCTCGACACGGACGCGTTCACGCACCAGTACAACTTCCCGACGACGATCCTGCTGCTGGACGCGCTCCACCGCAGCGAGCGCGATCGAGTCGATCCGCCGTACGTCACGCTCGGCGTCGGCGACGACGAGCTGCACGTCCGCGCGACCGACGCCGTGAACGTGCGCGATATCGGCGACGCGATCGCCGAGGCGGTTCCCAACGGCGGCGTCAGCGTCGTCGGCGGCCGCGACGGTCACGTCGAGTTCCTGCCCGGCGCACGCGATGCGGTGCGCGAAGCCGCGCTCGAGGCGCTCGGCGAGACGCTCGCGTAA
- a CDS encoding metal-dependent hydrolase — protein MELTWHGHSTWHVTVGETTLLIDPFFDNPKTDLEPTDVETPDYVLLTHGHADHIAHAGEFSAATLVATPELVSYCEEEFGFEDAVGGMGMNLGGTVECGDAYVTMVRADHTNGIMTENDASGGMPAGFVVSDTKPTQVSDEESTAFYDAGDTSLMTEMREVVGPYLEPDAAAVPIGDHFTMGPWQAAVAVDWLDVDHAFPQHYDTFPPIEQDPEEFASEVKATGSDAEVHALEADEPFELEP, from the coding sequence ATGGAACTCACCTGGCACGGCCACTCGACGTGGCACGTCACCGTTGGGGAAACGACGCTACTGATCGATCCGTTCTTCGACAACCCGAAGACGGACCTCGAACCGACCGACGTCGAGACGCCGGATTACGTGCTGTTGACCCACGGCCACGCGGATCACATCGCCCACGCCGGCGAGTTTTCGGCCGCGACGCTGGTCGCCACGCCGGAACTGGTCTCTTACTGCGAGGAGGAGTTCGGCTTCGAGGACGCCGTCGGCGGGATGGGCATGAACCTCGGCGGGACCGTCGAATGTGGCGACGCCTACGTCACGATGGTTCGCGCCGACCACACGAACGGAATCATGACCGAGAACGACGCGAGCGGCGGGATGCCCGCCGGCTTCGTCGTTTCGGATACGAAGCCCACGCAGGTCAGCGACGAAGAGTCGACGGCTTTCTACGACGCCGGCGACACCAGTCTCATGACCGAGATGCGCGAGGTCGTCGGCCCGTACCTCGAGCCCGACGCCGCCGCGGTGCCGATCGGCGACCACTTCACCATGGGACCCTGGCAGGCCGCCGTCGCCGTCGACTGGCTCGACGTCGATCACGCCTTCCCGCAACACTACGACACCTTCCCGCCGATCGAGCAGGATCCCGAGGAGTTCGCCAGCGAAGTCAAAGCGACCGGCAGCGACGCCGAAGTCCACGCCCTCGAGGCCGACGAGCCGTTCGAACTCGAGCCCTGA
- a CDS encoding sodium:proton antiporter, translating to MTAVVLAATVGALFAIGTFLLLRRDLIRVVWGLAIISQAANVYLLSMGGIAPATADSVPILAGHGEHVPQTADPLVQALVLTAIVIGFGMTAFALVLSYRVYEEHDTLDVTELGDRE from the coding sequence ATGACGGCGGTCGTCCTCGCGGCCACGGTCGGCGCGCTGTTCGCCATCGGGACTTTCCTGCTCTTGCGGCGGGATCTGATCCGGGTCGTCTGGGGGCTGGCGATCATCAGCCAGGCGGCGAACGTCTACCTGCTGTCGATGGGCGGGATCGCGCCGGCGACCGCCGACTCGGTGCCGATCCTCGCCGGCCACGGCGAGCACGTCCCGCAGACGGCCGACCCGCTGGTCCAGGCGCTCGTGTTGACCGCCATCGTCATCGGGTTCGGGATGACCGCGTTCGCGCTCGTCCTGTCGTATCGGGTGTACGAGGAACACGACACGCTGGACGTCACGGAGCTGGGTGATCGCGAATGA
- a CDS encoding proton-conducting transporter membrane subunit — translation MTTAPVGTDTLVIAPMLVVLVAAVGTLLLGRRPRARATVSLAAGVAYAVAVAAIDWYIVLAPDAPGIATYQVGDWPAPFGITLVADGLSAFMLTMVAVLGVGSLIFSTRHLPGGEERSYYFPLFHFLALGVTGAFLTGDLFNLFVWFEVMLMASYVFVAYSGGPQHTRAAFWYVSLNLLASAIFLLGVGGIYATTGTLNMADLAQRLAEPAAYGLEPVPVVGLLGLLLSVFAIKAGLVPFQFWIPTAYRAAPPQITALLAGATKKVGIYAIIRLSFTVFAGAEVAVDLPLPLVDVAVTGNSPLPFVGAALFVMATGSILVGGIGAVGRDSMEGVFAYSSIGQVGFIAIPVAIAATATAPGLRKFAIIAALVYALNHTLAKGLLFLAVGTVKSATGTSRFADLGGLASRSPPLAIAVFVGSLALVGIPPLSGFFGKFLVFDAAARARAGPVIVLLLVGSLLTIAYTTRLWNQSFWGARTPAVEAATVDSVQVAVLAVLAAAIVAVGVGFEPVYDFAEAAAEAALDTEGYVEAVDPQDASELTDSNAGGGDH, via the coding sequence ATGACGACGGCACCCGTCGGGACGGACACGCTCGTGATCGCGCCGATGCTGGTCGTGCTCGTTGCGGCCGTCGGAACGCTGCTACTCGGCAGACGACCGCGGGCGCGTGCGACCGTGAGTCTCGCTGCCGGCGTGGCGTACGCCGTCGCAGTCGCGGCCATCGACTGGTACATCGTCCTCGCACCGGACGCGCCGGGGATCGCGACCTACCAGGTCGGCGACTGGCCGGCACCGTTCGGCATCACGCTCGTCGCCGACGGCCTCTCGGCGTTCATGCTGACCATGGTCGCGGTGCTGGGAGTCGGGTCGCTGATCTTCTCGACCCGGCACCTGCCCGGCGGCGAGGAGCGAAGCTACTACTTCCCGCTCTTTCACTTCCTCGCGCTGGGCGTCACCGGGGCCTTCCTCACCGGCGACCTGTTCAACCTCTTCGTCTGGTTCGAGGTCATGCTGATGGCCAGTTACGTCTTCGTCGCCTACAGCGGCGGCCCCCAGCACACGCGCGCCGCGTTCTGGTACGTCTCGCTCAATCTGCTGGCCAGCGCGATCTTCCTCCTGGGCGTCGGCGGCATCTACGCGACGACGGGAACGCTCAACATGGCCGATCTCGCCCAGCGTCTCGCGGAGCCGGCGGCCTACGGTCTCGAGCCCGTGCCGGTCGTCGGCCTGCTCGGCTTGCTCCTGTCCGTGTTCGCGATCAAGGCCGGCCTCGTCCCCTTCCAGTTCTGGATTCCGACCGCCTACCGGGCCGCGCCACCACAGATAACGGCGCTGCTGGCCGGCGCAACCAAGAAGGTCGGGATCTACGCCATCATCCGCCTCTCCTTTACCGTGTTCGCCGGCGCGGAGGTCGCCGTCGACCTCCCGCTCCCGCTGGTGGACGTGGCGGTCACGGGCAACTCGCCGCTGCCGTTCGTCGGCGCGGCGCTGTTCGTCATGGCTACCGGCAGCATCCTCGTCGGCGGCATCGGGGCCGTCGGCCGCGACTCCATGGAGGGCGTCTTCGCCTACTCGAGCATCGGTCAGGTCGGGTTCATCGCGATCCCCGTCGCGATCGCGGCGACGGCGACGGCTCCGGGCCTGCGGAAGTTCGCCATTATCGCCGCGCTGGTGTATGCGCTGAATCACACGCTGGCGAAGGGGCTACTCTTCCTCGCCGTCGGGACGGTCAAGTCGGCGACGGGAACGAGTCGGTTCGCCGATCTCGGCGGGCTGGCGAGTCGGTCGCCGCCGCTGGCGATCGCCGTCTTCGTCGGTTCGCTCGCCCTCGTCGGTATTCCGCCGCTCTCGGGCTTCTTCGGCAAGTTCCTCGTCTTCGACGCCGCGGCTCGAGCGAGGGCCGGCCCCGTGATCGTCCTCCTGCTCGTCGGGTCGCTGCTGACCATCGCCTACACGACCCGTCTATGGAATCAGAGCTTCTGGGGTGCGCGGACGCCGGCCGTGGAAGCGGCGACGGTCGATTCCGTCCAGGTGGCCGTCCTCGCGGTACTCGCGGCGGCCATCGTCGCGGTCGGCGTCGGCTTCGAGCCGGTCTACGACTTCGCGGAGGCCGCCGCGGAGGCCGCACTCGACACCGAAGGATACGTCGAGGCCGTCGATCCCCAGGACGCGAGCGAACTGACCGACTCGAACGCCGGCGGGGGTGACCACTGA
- a CDS encoding OsmC family protein, which produces MAKQVTTVSEEGYSATNEIRDFETTIDANGEDAPDTLEALLAAYGSCYVPALRVGGQQRGADDLGRIEIDISGELNDDDKLESVHFDVSVEADVDDDTGEEIIERAFELCKVHDALKDSLHADTSFEGSAF; this is translated from the coding sequence ATGGCGAAACAGGTCACCACCGTCTCCGAGGAAGGGTACAGCGCCACGAACGAGATCCGCGACTTCGAGACCACGATCGACGCCAACGGCGAGGACGCTCCCGACACGCTCGAGGCGCTGCTTGCCGCCTACGGCTCCTGTTACGTGCCGGCGCTGCGCGTCGGCGGCCAGCAACGCGGGGCCGACGACCTCGGACGGATCGAGATCGATATCAGCGGCGAACTCAACGACGACGACAAACTCGAGTCGGTCCACTTCGACGTCAGCGTCGAGGCCGACGTCGACGACGACACCGGCGAGGAGATCATCGAGCGCGCCTTCGAACTCTGCAAGGTCCACGACGCGCTGAAGGACAGCCTGCACGCCGACACGAGCTTCGAGGGGAGCGCGTTCTGA
- a CDS encoding DUF3006 family protein, giving the protein MRETHTAVLDRIVDGTTAVLLLEEDGTVVDELALAVEELPADGRHEGAVFDAIVDRDAGELLEATYREEVERDRRESTRERFDRLSERLSDEE; this is encoded by the coding sequence ATGCGTGAAACCCACACTGCGGTCCTCGACCGCATCGTCGACGGGACGACGGCAGTGCTCCTGCTCGAGGAAGACGGGACCGTCGTCGACGAACTCGCTCTCGCCGTCGAGGAACTGCCCGCTGACGGCCGGCACGAGGGAGCGGTCTTCGACGCAATCGTGGACCGTGACGCGGGGGAATTGCTCGAGGCGACGTACCGCGAGGAGGTCGAACGGGATCGACGGGAATCGACGCGGGAGCGATTCGATCGACTCTCCGAACGATTGTCCGACGAGGAATGA
- the mnhG gene encoding monovalent cation/H(+) antiporter subunit G: protein MIHTAVVVTLVVVGTFFLTVGTIGLLRLPNVYNRMHATSKPTTLGTAAIFLAGFVHFGPGGEGLTALIGIVFLFLTVPTGSHMIARAAERIGIPFLGSVTWPDPNAVERPERSEESERVDRADRTERSDETEPTDD, encoded by the coding sequence GTGATCCACACCGCCGTCGTCGTCACGCTGGTCGTCGTCGGGACGTTTTTCCTGACCGTCGGCACCATCGGCCTGCTCCGCCTGCCGAACGTCTACAATCGGATGCACGCCACGAGCAAGCCCACGACGCTCGGAACCGCCGCGATCTTTCTGGCCGGCTTCGTTCACTTTGGCCCCGGGGGAGAGGGGCTGACCGCGCTGATCGGGATCGTTTTCCTCTTCCTGACCGTCCCGACCGGCTCGCACATGATCGCTCGGGCCGCCGAGCGAATCGGGATCCCGTTCCTCGGGAGCGTCACCTGGCCCGATCCGAACGCGGTCGAGCGACCGGAGCGATCCGAAGAATCCGAGCGCGTCGATCGGGCCGACCGCACCGAGCGATCGGACGAGACCGAACCGACCGACGACTGA